Within Acidobacteriota bacterium, the genomic segment GATAAAAGGTTGATTGAGCAACTGAAGTTCCGTCATGCGGTCGAGCCGGAACTGTCGAACCTGATGTCGAGTGTGGCAATAAGCGTTCAAATACCAGGCATCACCGTAATGCACCAGGCCGTAAGGATCTGCGTCGCGCGTCTTTTTGGCCTGCGACCGATCCATCGAATAACGCGTGTGGTAATGGAAGCGGATTGTTTTTCGTTCGACGATGGCGCGGCGGATGATGGGCAGGAACTTTGCGGAAGAATTGCTGGCAAACGTCTGTGGTGCGACGAAAGTGATGCTTTCGCGCAGGTAATTGACTTCGCCGCGCATCGTGTCCGACAAAACGGCTTCGATCTTACGGCTGGCCGATTGCGAAACTTCGCCGTAATGATCGTCGAAATGATCGGCCACCAGTTTGCTGCCCAACAACAGCATCGTCGCTTCATCGGTGCTGAAACTGACGGGCGGCAAAAAGTAGCCTTCCACCAGCGAATATCCCACGCCTGCCTGAGCAACAACTGGCACGCCGGATTCGCACAACGCCTGAATATCACGGTAAATCGTGCGTTTGCTGGTTTCAAACGTCGCGGCCAAATCTTCGGCGCGCTGCGCTCCGTGGCGCTGCAATTCCAAAACGATGGCCAGCAATCGGTCTGTGCGGTTCATACAAATGAGTCAGTACCGCGCGGTAGCAAGCGGGTTAACGATACACGGTAGCAAAAAAGTCCTGCGGAATATCTGCCAGCGATTTGAAAACCCAGTCGGCCTTCAATTCACCATGTGTTGTCAGCACGCCGATGGCTTTCATCCCCGCTCGCCGAGCGGCTTCGGTTCCGGCGGGCGCGTCTTCGACAACGACACAGCATTCCGGCGCGACGTTCATTTTTTCCGCCGCCGCCAGAAACACATCCGGCGAAGGCTTTCCGGCTTTGACCTGTTCGGAAGACATCACGGCGTCAAAAAACTCCTTCATGCCGAGCACGTCAAACACTGCGTCAATGTTTCCGCGCGGAGCCGACGTACCCAGCGCTTGTCGCCAACCGTCTGCTTTCAATTGCCGCAACCAGGTTTCCGCTCCCGGCAATAACACCAGCCCTTTGCTGTGAATGAAGCGGCGATAAGCTTCTTCCTTTGCCAGCGCGATGCGTGCGACTTCCGCATCGGACATTCGCGAATCAATTCGCCCGCGCAAAATTTCGTCATTGCGTTTGCCAAAATCGGCGACGAAATCGTCAAATGTCAGCGTGAGGTTTTCCGCGGCCATGACTTCGCGCCAGGCTTCCCAATGATGGTCAACGGAATTGATTAGCGTTCCGTCCAAGTCCCAGATTACAGCTTTGGTCATTATCAAATGCCTTTTGATGGGGTGTTCAATTGAACGGTCATTCTGCCTTCAATGCCGCAAGCAGCGCAAATTGACAGGTTTTCTGAGGGCGTGATAGCTTCGCCGCGCTTGTATCAAGTGGCATTGGAAAACAATCAAGACAATCCGGCCGCGGTCAAAGAAGCGATGCGCCGTCGCGGATTTGTGCGCAGTTATATTGAATTCGCCATCGCCTGGCTGATCCTGCACGGCGTTCGGTTGCTGCCGCGCTGGTTGGCGATCAAGGGCGGCAAGGCAGTCGGCGCAATCGCTTACACAGTGTTGCCGCATCTGCGTCGCAACGCCGAAGCCAATTTGCGGCTGGCGTTTCCTAACTCTACCGCTACCGAACGCCAGCAAATCAAACGCGGCACATTCCGCAACCTGGGCCGTTTACTTGGCGAAGTCAGCCAGTTTCCCAAACTGAACCGGCAAAACATCGAATCCGTAGTGAGTTACGTCGGCCTGGAAAATTTTTTGGATGCCGTAGCAACGGGACGAGGCGTGATTTTACTGACCGGCCACATTGGCGCTTGGGAACTGTCTGTTTTCGCGCATTCGGTTTATGGACACCCGATGTCGTTTCTGGCCAGGCGCGTGGACAATCCGTTGGTGGAACAACTGGCGGAAGCAAACCGAACGCGTTTTGGCAATCGCAGCATTGATAAGAAAAATTCCGTCCGCGAAGTGCTGAAAACGCTGAAATCCGGCGGCGTGGTGGGCATTCTGGCCGACCTGAATTCTTCGCGCGAAGAAGGCGTGTTTTGCGATTTCTTCGGCATTCCGGCTTGCACAACGGCGGGCGTAGCGACGCTGGCGCTGAGAACCGGCGCAATCGTTTTGCCCGGTTACATCGTCTGGGACGAAGCCGCGAACATTCATCGGCTGCATTTCGAACCGCCGGTTGAAACCATCAACACCGGCAACCGTGATGAAGACGTGCAAGCCAATACAGCCAATTACACCAAAGTCATCGAATCCATCGTGCGCCGGTATCCTGATCAATGGTTGTGGATTCATCGCCGCTGGCGAACTCGGCCCGAAGGCGAACCGGAAATTTACTGACCCGGAACTGAAATCATGAGCGAGCTAAACTTCAAAACTTTTTTGACGACCTTTGGATTGATCTTTTTGGCGGAGCTTGGCGACAAGACTCAGTTGGCGACCATCACGATGGCTGCCCAAACCAAACAACCTGTCACTGTCTTTTTTGGTTCTGCGCTGGCGTTGGCCGCTGTTTCCCTGATTGGCGTTGTGGTGGGCAGCGTGTTGGCCAATTACATTAACGCCGAATACCTGCACAAAGCCGCCGCCGTCGCCTTCATCGCCATCGGCGTGTTGATGTTGTGGGGAAAAGTGTAATCGGGTGAGCAATGAAAACCAGATGGCAACTGTTTCGGCAAGATGATAACGGACAGCGATTCCTGATTGATGAATTCGCCACCGAAGCAGAAGCGCGCCGCAAACTGGAAAAGTTTGAAAGCCTGCATCACAAACAAACCTACTGGCTGGAAGAACTACAGACCCAACCGAACAAATCCGCAATCCGCAATCCGCAATCCACAATCAAGTTGATGATCGTTGCAGGCGAAGCTTCGGGCGATAAACACGGCGCAAAGCTGGCGGCGGCTCTGCAGGCGTTACGGCCTGATTTGAAGTTTGAATTCTTTGGCGCGGGCGGAGACGAAATGCGTTCGGCGGGAGTCGAAACGCTGATTGACGCGCGCGAAGTAGCGATTATGGGCGCGCTGGAAGTCGCCAAAGCCCTGCCGAAATTCCTGCGCGTCTTTCGCCGATTGCGAACGGCAGCCAAGGAGCGAAAACCCGATTTAGTCGTCTTGATTGATTGGCC encodes:
- a CDS encoding YafY family transcriptional regulator, whose protein sequence is MNRTDRLLAIVLELQRHGAQRAEDLAATFETSKRTIYRDIQALCESGVPVVAQAGVGYSLVEGYFLPPVSFSTDEATMLLLGSKLVADHFDDHYGEVSQSASRKIEAVLSDTMRGEVNYLRESITFVAPQTFASNSSAKFLPIIRRAIVERKTIRFHYHTRYSMDRSQAKKTRDADPYGLVHYGDAWYLNAYCHTRHQVRQFRLDRMTELQLLNQPFIRPANFKMEPPEEDRRNLIARVFFNADAAPWVRESRAYYITAMEDVRDGLLVTMKSYTEAELVPWLLSWGEQVEVLEPESLKRRLADEAKKIYEKYSD
- a CDS encoding HAD family phosphatase, which gives rise to MTKAVIWDLDGTLINSVDHHWEAWREVMAAENLTLTFDDFVADFGKRNDEILRGRIDSRMSDAEVARIALAKEEAYRRFIHSKGLVLLPGAETWLRQLKADGWRQALGTSAPRGNIDAVFDVLGMKEFFDAVMSSEQVKAGKPSPDVFLAAAEKMNVAPECCVVVEDAPAGTEAARRAGMKAIGVLTTHGELKADWVFKSLADIPQDFFATVYR
- a CDS encoding lysophospholipid acyltransferase family protein, with amino-acid sequence MPQAAQIDRFSEGVIASPRLYQVALENNQDNPAAVKEAMRRRGFVRSYIEFAIAWLILHGVRLLPRWLAIKGGKAVGAIAYTVLPHLRRNAEANLRLAFPNSTATERQQIKRGTFRNLGRLLGEVSQFPKLNRQNIESVVSYVGLENFLDAVATGRGVILLTGHIGAWELSVFAHSVYGHPMSFLARRVDNPLVEQLAEANRTRFGNRSIDKKNSVREVLKTLKSGGVVGILADLNSSREEGVFCDFFGIPACTTAGVATLALRTGAIVLPGYIVWDEAANIHRLHFEPPVETINTGNRDEDVQANTANYTKVIESIVRRYPDQWLWIHRRWRTRPEGEPEIY
- a CDS encoding TMEM165/GDT1 family protein yields the protein MSELNFKTFLTTFGLIFLAELGDKTQLATITMAAQTKQPVTVFFGSALALAAVSLIGVVVGSVLANYINAEYLHKAAAVAFIAIGVLMLWGKV